Genomic segment of Primulina tabacum isolate GXHZ01 chromosome 11, ASM2559414v2, whole genome shotgun sequence:
GTAACCTTGTTAGTTAACGTTTTCatattgcttttattgcatgaaatgttaaatttgttTTGATAATTGATTGAAATAATGAAGAACCTAGAAGAatttaggttgcatgctctactatCATTGGATTTAAGGAATGAATTAAACCGGTAACTAGACAAGCACCTAGATGTACATTCTTAGGCCCAGCCTAACACACCTTATTTATCCCGCCCTTGGAAATAACTTATGCGTACTAGCCACTAGCAACTAAAGGCGCAAGTGCTGCCATGCTATATGTGAGTGATCGATGTGAATAAGAGTTTCTTTTTCCAGGAGGGTGATCGAATCCAAATAAGAATTTAAAGGCTTAAAATTGGGAAAAATCGAGAATAAAGGCATGCAttgtattttcgaaaatctatGAGGGCGAATTGAAAATTCGAACTTAAGGGGCTTAATTGCACATATCTGAAACTTTTAGGGGctaatatgaatttttgaaaggTCCAAGGACTAAATTGAGATAAATCGAAAATACTAGGATGAACATGGAACTTTAGAAATTCAGGGACTAAATTGCAAATTTTAAAAGACTAGGGGTTGTTCCACAATTTTCGGAATCCTAAGggttaaaacaataaattccgAAAGTTTAGGGCCTAAGTTTTGGAGGCTAATTGGCAAAATTCGAAACTTTTAtggatgaaaaataaatttgggAAAATTTAAGGGgttcaaataaaatttttgcGAGAAGTATTGGGATCCAAgcatttaatttataaaaaattagggAAATAATGACAGAAATTCCTTAAGCTTAAAAACAAATAGATTTAACGACATATTCGTCACTGGAAAGATATTCATTCTAGGTATAGCTACCTACGCATTGctggattcgggagctacacactcattcaTATCCGAGACATTTGTCAAGCGACTAAATATTATACCTGAGGATATAGGATTGggcttcaaagtttctattccttccggtgagcAAATGGTCACTTCCAGCattgtgaagaatctggagctttgtttgcaaaaagatgtggttcgggcacATCTTATCGTACGCCCAATGCCTAAATTCGACATAGTACATGGCATGGATTTACTATcattgaatggagcttcgatagatttttgaCAGAGGTCATTGTCTATTCAACCGCTCAGCGGGAAACCTTTTTGTTTTTGAGGCagcgagaaacaagcaaatgccgcacataaTCTCCTGCATCAGTGCAAGGAAACTTATGAGACGAGGCtgtcaagcttttctagcatatGTTACGTCATCACACATTCATTACAGTCagaagctagaggatgttgaggtCGTTAGAGACTTCCCTTGTGTCTTTCTTGAgaacgtttctggcattccaccggaccaagaggtggaattttctattgagttgatgccaggcaTTGTATCAATTTCTAAGGCAtcctatcgtctagcacccgccgAGATAAAAGAGCTAatgaatcaaattcaagaattgccagacaagggttttattcgtcCTAGTTGTTTTTcttggggcgcaccggtattatttgtgaagaaaaaagatggcagtatgcgactctgtattgattatcgagagctgaatagattcaccatcaagaataagtatccattgcCCAGAATAGAAGAtctatttgatcaattgcaaggagcatcgattttATCGGAGATAGATCTTCGTTCGGGATACCAccagttgaaagtgaaagagttCGATGTTCATAAAACGGTTTTTAGGACTCATaatggtcactatgagtttatggtcatgacatttgggttgaccaatgcgccatcGACCtttatggatctcatgaatcgcgtatttcatcCGTATCGGGATCAATtcatcatagtcttcattgatgacattctgatttattcgaagagccgagaggagcatagtcagcacTTGAGAACGACCCTACAAATATTGCAAGATTGAAAGTTAttcgctaagttcagcaagttcaagttttcgctcgagagagtggcgttcttaggtcaCATCATTTCTAGAGAAAGAGTTGAGGTGGATCCAAGCAAAGTTGAGGTAGTTAAAGAGTGTCCAGTACCAAGGAACGTaaccgagatccgtagtttATTGGGCCTAGCTGGCTACTACCGAAATTTCATTCAAGGATTCTCATTTATTGTGGTACCCTTGACCgctttgacgaagaagaatgcaaaatttACATGGGGATCCGAATGCCAAgaaagttttgacaagttgaagccaGCATTGATTTACGCGCCATTATTATccatgccatcggggcaaggagagtatgttttTTTATACGGACGCTTCAAAACTTGGTTTCGgagcagttctgatgcaaaatgacggAGTTATAGCTTATGAGTCTAGACAGTTGAATGTTCGTGAGAAGAATTACCTGACTCATTACCTCGAGCTTGCAGCCGTggtatttgcattaaagatttagagacattatttgtatggagagaaatgcaaaattttcaccgaccataaaagtttgaagtacttcttcagccaaaaagagttgaatattaGGCAACGAATATGGCTAGAATTGGCAAAGGACTATGACTGCGATATTAACTACCATCCAGGAACAGCTAATATagtagcggatgcattgagtagaaagacaacagttattactcaattatcacttcagagaccatttgtaatgcccgaaaaaTCATtacacgtaaaccacatgcatgcaattgatttaaattgcatatttatttcatttaattgatcttaaaatgcttaaatgatatattatacATGTTTAAATCTTTAAAGTCCACGATTTTATGAAACAGAAGGAGTTTACCCGAATACTCGGTAATAGACTGGGAAAGGAGACCGAGGGACGACcaagataaatatttttcaataaatatttccAAGGCCTATTAATATGACtaaatatgattaatttttttaaaaaatggtagagttcaaattattttatgagaagaGCTCGATATTATCCGGGAaaccggttttgggcaaacgaagGACTTTtagaatatcaaaattattattttttgaaaattaatttttataaacttttatttttcaactaaataggtgttattgggcctaatttacctagaattagtaggcccaattgctcctaaactcaaaggcccaaaacctaagcccgttaacatgcaaattaaaatctatgAGAAGGACTGCTAGGTCTTTTTGAAAAGGATGCAGccgaaaacacacacacacaattttaaaaaatctaagGAAAGAAATAAGGAGTATTCACCACCCGTTCGTTCTTCATCGCACCCCATGCCGACAATCGCGTATTCGAGCGTTCCAAAACGCAAAGTCACGCTTCTAAAATCAtttgacgcatcattcaaacaatattatgcattttttgaattattttgcatgaaaaatatttatgctcGATTGGTTTAACAATATAACGATTATTTcaatgttttgatgattttacgcttgtttgaaAAAACGATATGATTCCTAAGGACATACTGCCAATATCAGATGTTCAAGGGCTAGGAAAAGAGTCGTTAAGGGACAACATGAGGGCTGGAGTCGAGCTTGGTGAAGGAGAGTCGAACCTAGGGTTTCTTTCAGATACAAGGTTCGGCCATGGAGGAGTTCGAGCGAGGGGCTGCGTGTAAGGGATAGGGCTGGTCGGGGCTTGCTCATCAAAGTCTGGTGCAGTCATGGAAGGGTTCATGGAGGGCTAGACCAGGCTGCTGCAGGATATGGGAGAGTCCACAACCCTAGGACACTCCACATGTGCGCGCGTGGCTAGGTTCGGGAGAGGGGAGGCATGCAGCTGGTCTAGGTGTCTAGGCTGGTCTAGTAGGATCTAGGGAAGAGGGCTCGGTGTCGGGATAGGGTCTGGTGCAGCCAAGGTTCATGGTGGCTCGAGTAAGGTTGGGGTTGCGACTTGGAAAAGAGAAGAGAGGGCTCGCGGGTTTGGCTTAGGACTTGGGCTGGCTCGATTTTGGGTAGGAGGGGTTCAGATAGAGTCCAAGAGGGTCTGGTCAGGGTTAGGTCCAGGGTGGCTCAGTGGTGGCTCGAGATTTTAAGGAGGCAAATGGTTCTATGGAAGTAAAGGGTTCGAATTTGGTGATGGCTGGGCTAGGGGCTAGGTGGGTTGGTCCAGGATGGTTCAGGGTGGTCTAGGAGGGGCTGGACGTGGTCTGGTCTTAGGTGGCTCAAGGATGGTTCGATGGTTTTAGGAATAAAACGTTAACAAATATCAGAGTTCAAAATTGGTTAGGAAAGGAAAGGGGTTCGAACAATCGTCCATGGGGGTCagttcatggttcacgagggtatcTTAGGAATGAAAAGTCTGTTtgaaatttgggaagaaaatattaaggttTGAATTAGTTCAAGAATTAAAAGCTTCGGGAATTAgtaaataggaaattaaatcgaaagcctcgaatttaagctaaatagaattattaaaaattaaacttaagcttaaataataattGGGATAgtcttgagtcaataaaattgagaaaaagtcaaaatcgagaaattttacgtccaggggcaaaacggaCATTTTACACTTGGGTAGTACGAGAACGGTTGGCAACGTCCGAAGGGTCATAATGCATgtgaaatgatattttatgatgcTTATGATGAAAACATGAGATTTTAAGATTTACGGTAAAGCTGTAATATTTatactgttaaaatgctatttttcgaATACGAaaaggacatgatattttatgattaaaatgaaaCGCCCGCtccttttaaaattctactgaaacatttttttttgtttttttaaagctaagctaatgcggaaaatacaTGTGACACCCTGAACCGTAAAATAATAAACTCTATAATGCGGAAGCTTTAAAGAATAGACTTGGAGGAAAGTAtgtactttaaaaaaaatttgacagaGTTTTCCCGTAAAAAGGTACTCACAACATgactcaagcaataaaaccaataaatcataaaaattccacaacTAATACATAAAGATATACAAAATCAAAAGTTTTGCATTTGATTACCAAAATAATTTAGTCAAGTTTAAACTCCCAAAATATCAAATGTTTTACAACAAAAGATATTCACCGCTTCAacaatttcaaaacaaaataaattcttaaccATCCATAgacaaaataatcatttcatCCTTCCTCCAAGCTTGGCACATTTCCTTCTTCCGTCTCGACACCACACCTTATCAGTCTCGGTTACCTGCATCTGCATCTCATGAACATCATtgaaatgagttataaaaaCTCACCAAGTACACAtttaaataacaagtacatataccatAGTGTACAGAAGGGATCCATaccatttcttaaccgtaatatgccatCAGTCAATAAAATGCGTAtataacaattataagatgGAATCTATAGAACAATTCATTTCTTTTCATTCGTATGGCATTGATAGATCATCAGTCAATGGTACACATGTACGTCtcagtcaaaatcagtcacAGTACATGTCATTATGTTGATCAACTTCAGTCAAGTGGGTTTAGAATTGCCATAGGTAACACCACAACACCATATAACCATCAAGCCATAAAAGTTTTCactgaaacattttatcaaacacgtgGTGTACATGCTAATGaattagctcctttactttgctcTTGTCAAcaatttcatttcttttcaatatatcaatacatacaatatacataatcaatgatttaaaggagctaaaatcaat
This window contains:
- the LOC142519712 gene encoding uncharacterized protein LOC142519712, producing MEKGNKATDCLKKRGPTVGRVYMMNAEEAEEEPDTTITTGIATYALLDSGATHSFISETFVKRLNIIPEDIGLGFKVSIPSGEQMVTSSIVKNLELCLQKDVVRAHLIVRPMPKFDIVHGMDLLSLNGASIDF